In Spodoptera frugiperda isolate SF20-4 chromosome 12, AGI-APGP_CSIRO_Sfru_2.0, whole genome shotgun sequence, a single window of DNA contains:
- the LOC118262270 gene encoding ATP-binding cassette subfamily C member 4 encodes MDTKKGSKNDSKSKPPPPKPKSVPNVFKRTLFCWMLPIFYFGNRRDLEESDLPPPKNMYQSKMLGDKLERSWLKEEYEAKLAGRKPKFTKVLFKTFIWSYIPGGLMQATSIGLRTASPLLFSQLLRYWAADSPVDRETAMYYAISMILANWASAFMNHHGVLFCQQFGMKLRCAVGSLMFRKIMRMSNGSLGDTAAGKVVNILSNDLQRFDLSMVFLHYVWIIPLQIAAVIYLGYLQAGTAAFIGFAALIIIALPFQGGLGQYLGKIRLRTAEKTDNRIKIMSEVINGIQVIKMYAWEIPFQKVVGQKRAEELKEVKIATILRTVFLGFMMFTERAALFFTVLTYVLLGNVMSANVFYPLQQFMSAAQVNITLILPMVLSFTAELFVSLGRVEKFLLLEDRPDLKGHPEETSSNLFRNMSADGIPETNGSIRPLSYHRKSEASPIEPGSEIQLKVPKFTRSVSYQEDSALVLHDVSASWTGDPNMMALKNISMRLRKGKLCAIIGAVGSGKSSILQLLLKELPSATGTISIYGKMSYACQEAWLFPSTVRENILFGLPFEPGKYKKVCRVCALEKDFKQFPYGDQTLVGERGVSLSGGQRARINLARAVYREADIYLLDDPLSAVDANVGRQLFEGCINGYLRGRTRILVTHQIHFLKAADYIVVLNEGRIENMGTFDELVSSGKEFSMMLAQLQEGKEKDTESVGSRSIEEKEKPALKTMISVNEGEEVQEFEAQKMKEEERQSGNLRWEVISAYFRSGGHVCFILFALLVVVLATTCAASVDYWVSYWTNQMAAYEESLGGESIEPGLDVQAGRFTVGQYLIIHGCLVAALVLMVNLRVFPFAYLCVSASAKLHNQMFSTMLRGVMRFFDTSSSGRILNRFTKDMGSLDEILPRTLLDVLQIYGTLTAILVLNAIALYWTLVPSAVLLVLFGFMVRIYLKAAQGIKRLEGTTKSPMFGTVTSSLSGISTIRASNAQERLIEQFDINQDLHTTSWNSYLNGGTTFGFYLDTMCLVYMTTIIFVFLFIDFGDAIPVGSVGLAVTQSNTLTLMLQHGARMLVEFLAQLTSVERILEYTRIDTEPDLFQGKVEMPPNWPYQGRIEFQNVSLRYAPNEQPVLKNLNIVIESGNKIGIVGRTGAGKSSLISALFRFAYLDGLISIDGLDTSLISRQGLRSKISIIPQEPILFSATIRYNLDPFDIYSDDDLWRALEQVDLKSAVPSLDFKVTEGGSNFSVGQRQLMCLARAVLRSNQILIMDEATANVDPQTDNFIQETIRRQFVSCTVLTIAHRLNTIMDSDKVLVMSSGQVAEYDHPYVLLSDPNSHFSAMVRETGEKNSANLFQVAKDAYFQSNLKENAR; translated from the exons ATGGATACAAAGAAAGGAAGTAAAAATGACTCAAAATCCAAACCGCCGCCGCCTAAACCAAAGAGTGTGCCAAACGTGTTTAAGAGGACATTGTTCTGCTGGATGCTGCCTATATTTTACTTTGGCAACCGCAGAGACCTGGAGGAAAGTGATCTTCCACCTCCCAAGAATATGTATCAATCCAAGATGCTCGGAGATAAATTGGAAAG GAGTTGGCTGAAAGAAGAATATGAAGCGAAACTAGCCGGACGAAAGCCGAAATTTACGAAGGTTTTATTCAAAACATTCATTTGGTCTTATATACCGGGCGGTTTAATGCAGGCTACCTCAATTGGCCTACG cACGGCATCTCCGCTGCTGTTCAGCCAACTGCTCCGATATTGGGCAGCTGACTCCCCGGTGGACCGGGAGACGGCCATGTACTACGCAATCAGTATGATCCTCGCCAACTGGGCGTCTGCCTTCATGAACCACCACGGAGTACTGTTCTGTCAGCAGTTTGGTATGAAGCTGAGGTGTGCTGTCGGATCCTTAATGTTCAGAAAG ATAATGCGTATGAGCAACGGGTCTCTAGGTGACACTGCGGCGGGTAAGGTAGTGAACATATTATCGAACGACCTGCAGAGGTTCGACTTATCAATGGTGTTCCTCCACTACGTATGGATTATTCCGCTACAAATTGCCGCAGTCATATATCTGGGCTACCTACAAGCTGGAACCGCGGCTTTCATTGGATTCGCTGCCTTAATCATCATAGCGTTACCATTCCAAG GTGGTTTGGGCCAGTACCTAGGTAAAATTCGACTCCGCACCGCTGAAAAAACAGACAACAGAATTAAAATCATGAGCGAAGTTATAAACGGAATACAG GTGATTAAAATGTACGCATGGGAGATTCCTTTCCAAAAAGTAGTCGGCCAGAAACGTGCGGAGGAGCTGAAGGAAGTGAAGATTGCAACCATTCTGAGGACCGTGTTCTTAGGATTTATGATGTTCACGGAAAGAGCTGCGCTTTTCTTCACCGTGCTCACTTATGTCTTGTTGGGGAACGTTATGTCTGCTAATGTG TTCTACCCGCTGCAGCAATTTATGAGCGCCGCTCAagtaaacattacattaatCTTGCCTATGGTGCTATCGTTCACTGCTGAGCTCTTCGTGTCCCTTGGAAGAGTCGAGAAGTTCCTGTTACTAG AGGACAGGCCAGACTTGAAGGGGCATCCGGAAGAAACATCGTCCAATTTATTCCGCAACATGTCGGCCGATGGCATTCCGGAGACCAACGGGTCTATCCGACCGCTCTCTTACCACCGGAAATCTGAAGCATCACCAATAG AGCCGGGTAGTGAGATACAGCTGAAGGTTCCTAAGTTTACACGGAGTGTGTCGTATCAGGAGGACTCAGCGCTAGTGTTGCACGATGTGTCGGCGAGTTGGACCGGGGACCCCAACATGATGGCGCTGAAGAACATCTCCATGCGACTGCGGAAGGGAAAGCTGTGCGCTATCATCGGTGCAGTCGGCTCTGGGAAG TCCTCGATTTTGCAACTACTACTAAAAGAATTGCCTTCGGCGACTGGCACTATTTCAATATACGGCAAGATGTCGTACGCTTGCCAAGAGGCGTGGCTGTTCCCCAGCACTGTCCGGGAGAATATACTTTTCGGTTTGCCGTTTGAACCCGGAAAATATAAGAAG GTGTGCCGAGTGTGTGCACTCGAGAAGGACTTCAAGCAGTTCCCGTACGGGGACCAGACGTTGGTGGGGGAGAGGGGGGTGTCCCTCTCCGGAGGCCAACGTGCCCGAATCAATTTGGCGCGCGCTGTTTACAGAGAG GCCGATATTTACCTTCTCGATGATCCGCTGTCGGCTGTCGACGCTAACGTTGGGCGTCAGCTGTTTGAGGGATGTATCAACGGTTACCTGCGTGGGCGCACTAGGATCCTCGTCACACATCAGATTCACTTCTTGAAAGCTGCTGATTACATCGTTGTATTAAACGAG gGCCGTATTGAAAACATGGGAACATTTGACGAATTGGTTTCGTCCGGCAAAGAATTCTCAATGATGCTCGCTCAGCTACAGGAAGGCAAAGAAAAGGACACGGAGAGTGTTGGCTCACGG AGTATCGAAGAAAAAGAGAAACCAGCTCTAAAGACCATGATCAGTGTGAACGAAGGCGAGGAGGTACAAGAGTTTGAAGCACAGAAGATGAAGGAAGAAGAGAGACAATCTGGCAACCTCCGCTGGGAGGTGATCTCTGCGTACTTCCGATCGGGAGGGCACGTCTGTTTCATCTTATTTGCACTCTTGGTCGTTGTACTGGCCACTACCTGCGCCGCTTCTGTTGACTACTGGGTCAGTTATTG gACCAATCAAATGGCTGCATACGAGGAGTCCTTGGGTGGAGAAAGTATCG AGCCTGGCTTGGACGTGCAGGCGGGTCGGTTCACAGTGGGACAGTATCTGATAATCCACGGCTGCCTGGTGGCTGCCTTGGTGTTGATGGTCAACCTGCGAGTCTTCCCCTTCGCCTACCTCTGCGTTTCCGCCTCAGCCAAGCTACATAACCAGATGTTCTCGACTATGCTGAGAGGAGTCATGAGGTTCTTCGACACCAGTTCCTCAG GTCGTATCTTGAATCGTTTTACCAAAGACATGGGTTCTCTCGATGAGATCCTGCCTCGTACCTTACTGGATGTACTACAGATCTACGGAACCTTGACTGCTATCCTGGTACTCAACGCCATTGCCCTATACTGGACCCTGGTACCTTCAGCAGTACTCCTAGTGTTATTCGGCTTTATGGTACGAATATACTTGAAGGCAGCTCAAGGCATTAAACGATTGGAAGGCACAA CAAAGAGTCCAATGTTTGGAACAGTGACGTCATCGTTGAGTGGTATTTCCACTATCAGGGCATCCAATGCTCAAGAGAGATTGATAGAACAGTTTGACATCAACCAG GATCTGCACACTACTTCGTGGAACAGTTACTTGAATGGAGGAACGACGTTTGGTTTCTATTTAGATACAATGTGCCTGGTATACATGACTACTATCATATTCGTGTTCCTCTTCATCGATTTCG GGGACGCTATCCCAGTGGGAAGCGTAGGGCTAGCGGTGACGCAGAGCAACACGCTGACGCTGATGTTGCAGCACGGCGCGCGGATGTTGGTCGAGTTCCTCGCGCAGCTCACCAGCGTCGAGCGCATCCTCGAGTACACGCGCATCGACACCGAGCCAGACTTGTTCCAAGGAA AGGTTGAAATGCCGCCAAATTGGCCCTACCAAGGAAGGATCGAGTTTCAAAACGTTTCTCTACGGTACGCGCCAAACGAACAACCCGTCCTTAAAAATTTGAACATTGTTATCGAAAGCGGAAACAAG ATCGGGATCGTGGGGCGGACGGGCGCCGGCAAATCTTCTTTGATATCAGCATTATTCCGATTCGCCTACCTCGACGGATTAATATCCATAGATGGACTCGATACTTCGCTGATTTCGAGACAG GGACTGCGATCGAAAATTTCAATTATTCCGCAAGAACCGATCCTGTTTTCTGCGACAATCAGATACAATTTGGATCCGTTTGACATTTACAGCGACGACGACCTCTGGAGAGCCCTCGAACAG GTTGACTTGAAGTCTGCTGTACCGTCCTTGGACTTCAAAGTAACAGAAGGAGGTTCTAATTTCTCAGTGGGCCAGCGGCAGCTGATGTGTTTGGCGCGCGCTGTGTTGAGATCCAATCAGATCTTAATTATGGACGAAGCTACGGCGAACGTAGATCCTCA GACGGATAACTTCATTCAGGAGACGATTCGCCGGCAGTTCGTGTCGTGCACCGTGCTGACGATAGCTCACAGGTTGAACACGATCATGGACTCCGACAAGGTGCTCGTGATGAGCAGCGGCCAGGTGGCGGAGTACGACCACCCATACGTGCTGCTCTCCGACCCTAACAGTCACTTCTCTGCCATGGTGCGGGAGACCGGCGAGAAGAACAGTGCTAACTTATTCCAAGTAGCCAAAGACGCTTACTTCCAAAGTAATCTGAAAGAAAACGcgagataa